A stretch of Camelina sativa cultivar DH55 chromosome 18, Cs, whole genome shotgun sequence DNA encodes these proteins:
- the LOC104760503 gene encoding uncharacterized protein LOC104760503 has product MAALRSMAISSLHSLSQYESCFLSSQFSKPLFINPPQNKPRFSISFCVKQSDREERQIQQEPSKKDDEEEEDYWVVAAVRSRYNEIVIVDTVSSRYLLLDSTQNVHSVINKGGQNWTGSYWDEFASLPPIIPDGPIAIYGLGGGTAARLILELWPSMQLEGWEIDEILIEKARDYLGLSELEKPTSQGGRLSVLVDDALSPYQDATGRYAGIIVDLFADGKVLDQLQQVPIWHELASRLMPNGRIMVNCAGIEKELQNGKPQLVLSDSAWMLNSTVKILAEAFPGQVSWKRTPDSQGLNFVALTGALPDLSDWSNKVPVRLSETVKQWKLCETL; this is encoded by the exons ATGGCAGCTTTGAGATCTATGGCCATCTCATCTCTACATTCACTTTCTCAATACGAAAGCTGCTTCCTTTCATCTCAATTTTCAAAACCCTTGTTCATAAACCCTCCTCAGAACAAACCCAGATTCTCAATTTCGTTTTGCGTCAAGCAAAGTGACCGTGAAGAGAGGCAAATTCAACAAGAACCTAGCAAAaaagatgacgaagaagaagaagactattgGGTTGTGGCAGCCGTAAGAAGCAGATACAATGAGATTGTTATAGTGGATACTGTTTCTTCCAGATACCTTCTCCTTGATTCAACTC AGAATGTGCATAGTGTCATCAATAAAGGAGGTCAGAACTGGACTGGATCTTATTGG GATGAGTTTGCAAGTTTGCCTCCTATTATCCCTGATGGTCCTATTGCAATCTATGGCTTG ggtGGTGGAACAGCTGCAAGATTGATTCTTGAGTTGTGGCCTTCTATGCAGCTTGAAGGTTGGGAGATTGATGAAATT TTGATTGAGAAAGCAAGAGACTATCTTGGGCTGTCTGAGCTTGAGAAACCGACCTCACAAGGCGGTAGACTTTCTGTTCTTGTAGATGATGCTCTCTCGCCTTATCAAGATGCTACAGGAAGATATGCTG GGATCATTGTTGATTTGTTTGCTGATGGAAAGGTCTTAGATCAGCTGCAACAG GTCCCGATTTGGCATGAGCTGGCTAGTAGGCTAATGCCTAACGGTCGCATTATGGTGAATTGTGCTGGAATCGAAAAAGAACTGCAGAATGGAAAACCACAGTTGGTGTTGAGTGATTCAGCCTGGATGTTGAATTCTACCGTCAAGATCTTGGCAGAAGCATTTCCCGGACAA GTTAGCTGGAAGAGAACACCAGATTCACAAGGTCTCAACTTTGTTGCCTTAACAGGAGCCTTACCTGATCTTAGTGACTGGTCTAACAAGGTTCCAGTTCGTTTGAGCGAAACAGTGAAGCAATGGAAGCTATGCGAGACTCTTTAA
- the LOC104760502 gene encoding plasma membrane-associated cation-binding protein 2-like yields MGYWKSKVVPRFKRLFEKSPEKKTDVVEEKPRDAEVVGEVVKTEEPAKVEETKPEEVIATGEKEIEIVEEKKEEAKPAEVPVTVQAPAAAEEEKKPAVEEEKKTATVEEKKPAVEEVKKPTVEEEKKPAVEEKKPVEEVKKEVVAPAPVVETPLTKAPETKVVETPAKAPETPAAEPQKA; encoded by the coding sequence ATGGGTTATTGGAAATCAAAGGTTGTTCCAAGGTTTAAGAGATTGTTTGAGAAGAGTCCAGAAAAAAAGACTGATGTTGTTGAGGAGAAGCCACGAGATGCTGAAGTTGTGGGGGAGGTTGTCAAAACCGAAGAACCAGCCAAGgtagaagaaaccaaaccgGAGGAAGTAATTGCAACCGgggagaaagagatagaaatcgttgaagagaagaaagaagaggctAAACCGGCTGAGGTTCCGGTTACAGTCCAGGCCCCCGCAGCtgcggaggaggagaagaagccgGCCgttgaagaggagaagaagaccGCGACGGTGGAAGAGAAGAAGCCAGCCGTGGAAGAGGTGAAGAAGCCAACcgtggaagaagagaagaagccagccgtggaagagaagaaacctgTGGAGGAGGTGAAGAAAGAAGTGGTTGCCCCAGCGCCGGTGGTTGAGACTCCGTTGACCAAGGCTCCGGAAACTAAGGTGGTCGAAACTCCGGCCAAGGCACCGGAAACTCCGGCGGCAGAGCCACAAAAGGCTTGA